Proteins from a genomic interval of Scatophagus argus isolate fScaArg1 chromosome 6, fScaArg1.pri, whole genome shotgun sequence:
- the trmt13 gene encoding tRNA:m(4)X modification enzyme TRM13 homolog isoform X2 yields MNASAASLCSNMAAPVAGRCGFFVEKKKRFCKMIVGKGKVYCGEHATMEEGSSRRIVCPLDPKHTVSEDKLDKHLKKCNSREKPKPVYYVEDINSGSADGDETLQQVSLSERSRTQLESLLDKLKSAVKGLQFDMEDGVLSHPVLQEELNNPKNGDSAHKHLKQQVDGKHQDVGVQFERLQVDIQHLDLSKVPLLSQKKLPLVGVGKHLCGVATDLALRCLLETPRLREETEPSRKRLKTSSEPSDPESAVSVAMPDSSSGPVLGLVVALCCHHRCEWRHYVGQQFFLQRGLGAAEFSAFCRMSSWATCGLRPTNQGHPTEVPTNQRGDDEEHEPAEETDAVNGFLSADEREHVGRLCKRLIDGGRLHFLRTKGFDSKLSRYVNSQVTLENVLLSAVPSSSS; encoded by the exons ATGAATGCGTCGGCTGCTTCTCTGTGCTCCAATATGGCGGCGCCCGTGGCCGGGAGATGTGGCTTCTTCGTGGAGAAAAAGAAGCGTTTCTGTAAAATGATCGTCGGGAAAGGAAAAGTGTACTGCGGTGAACATGCGACCATG gaggaaggaagcagcaggaggattGTGTGTCCTCTGGACCCAAAGCA tactgTGAGTGAAGACAAACTGGACAAACACCTGAAGAAATGTAACTCCAGAGAGAAACCCAAGCCT GTTTATTATGTGGAGGACATAAACTCTGGGTCAGCTGATGGAGACGAGACGCTCCAACAG GTGAGTCTGTCTGAACGCAGCCGCACACAGCTGGAGTCTCTGTTGGACAAACTGAAGTCTGCAGTCAAAG GACTGCAGTTTGACATGGAGGACGGCGTTCTGTCTCACCCTGTGCTCCAGGAGGAACTCAACAACCCCAAGAATGGAGACTCCGCCCACAAACACCTGAAACAGCAG GTGGACGGGAAACATCAGGATGTTGGAGTTCAGTTTGAGCGGCTGCAGGTCGACATTCAACATCTGGATTTAA GTAAAGTCCCCCTGCTCAGCCAGAAGAAGCTCCCGCTGGTTGGAGTTGGTAAACACCTTTGTGGAGTGGCGACAG ATCTGGCTCTGCGCTGTTTGTTGGAAACACCGAGACTCAGAGAGGAGACCGAACCATCCCGAAAACGGCTCAAAACCTCCTCAGAGCCTTCTGATCCAGAATCAGCTGTATCAGTCGCTATGCCAGACTCTAGTTCTGGTCCGGTACTGGGCCTGGTGGTGGCGCTGTGCTGTCACCATCGCTGCGAGTGGCGTCATTACGTCGGCCAGCAGTTCTTCCTGCAGCGAGGACTCGGAGCTGCAGAGTTCTCAGCTTTCTGTCGCATGTCCAGCTGGGCAACATGTGGGCTAAGACCGACCAATCAGGGCCATCCAACTGAGGTTccaaccaatcagagaggaGACGATGAAGAACATGAACCGGCAGAGGAGACGGACGCTGTGAACGG gtttCTGTCAGCGGATGAACGCGAGCACGTCGGTCGTCTCTGTAAGCGTCTGATCGACGGCGGCAGGCTTCACTTCCTGAGGACGAAAGGATTCGACAGCAAACTGAGTCGCTACGTTAACAGTCAGGTGACTCTGGAAAATGTCTTACTGAGCGCCGTCCCCTCGTCTTCCTCTTGA
- the lrrc39 gene encoding leucine-rich repeat-containing protein 39 isoform X2: MVGVAVCGSVSSIKALWETRIRRIREEEEEQRKRTVRGGAAGRLSVGVWEDRAALARLKQKLQTEDGRLILRIEQEEWKSLPGCLVQLTQVQEWQIHRSGLQKIPHFISSFQNLLVLDLSRNGVTEIPRQIGKLNRLRELLLSYNRIQLVPEELSSCESLERLELAMNRDLNQLPDQLRNLKKLQHLDLSMNDFTCIPDCVVGLPALEWLDMGGNRLQHLPEDIHRMEKLHTLWLQRNRLETLPDNISRMASLDTLVLSSNQLRDIPPLMEDMSNLRFVNFRDNPLTLDVTLPCRKTKTEDDEDDDDREMFGREFMQMYIQEARKRAYAVLNMHCASQPNNDSSE; the protein is encoded by the exons ATGGTGGGCGTGGCGGTGTGCGGCTCAGTGAGCTCCATCAAAGCTCTGTGGGAGACGAGGATCAGGAGGATccgggaggaggaagaggagcagaggaagaggacagtGAGAGGCGGGGCTGCGGGCAG GCTGAGCGTTGGTGTTTGGGAGGACCGAGCAGCTCTGGCTCGGCTCAAACAGAAGCTGCAGACTGAAGATGGACGCCTCATTCTGCGAATAGAACAGGAGGAGTGGAAG TCGTTGCCGGGCTGTCTGGTCCAGCTCACTCAGGTTCAGGAGTGGCAAATTCACCGGAGTGGACTGCAGAAGATCCCTCACTTCATCTCCAGCTTCCAGAACCTTTTGGTTCTCGATCTGTCCCGCAACGGGGTCACTGAGATTCCCAGACAGATTG GGAAGCTGAACCGGCTCAGAGAGCTCCTGCTGAGCTACAACAGAATCCAGCTTGTTCCTGAAGAGCTGAGCTCCTGTGAGAGTCTGGAGAGACTGGAGCTGGCCATGAACCGAGACCTGAACCAGTTGCCAGACCAG CTGAGGAACCTGAAGAAGCTTCAGCACCTGGATCTGTCCATGAACGACTTCACCTGCATTCCCGACTGCGTGGTCGGACTGCCGGCGCTCGAGTGGCTCGACATGGGAGGAAACCGACTCCAGCACTTACCTGAAGACATACacag GATGGAGAAGCTGCACACTCTGTGGCTACAGAGGAACCGACTGGAGACGCTTCCAGACAACATCAGCAGGATGGCGAGTCTGGACACGCTGGTCCTCAGCAGCAACCAACTGAGAGACATCCCCCCACTGATGGAGGACATGTCCAACCTCAG GTTTGTGAATTTCCGGGACAACCCTCTGACTCTGGATGTGACGCTGCCGTGCAGGAAGACGAAGACTGAGGACGATGAAGACGACGatgacagagaaatgtttgGACGAGAGTTCATGCAGATGTACATCCAGGAGGCCAGAAAGCGAGCGTACGCGGTGCTCAACATGCACTGTGCCAGCC AGCCAAACAACGACTCATCAGAGTAA
- the lrrc39 gene encoding leucine-rich repeat-containing protein 39 isoform X1: MVGVAVCGSVSSIKALWETRIRRIREEEEEQRKRTVRGGAAGRLSVGVWEDRAALARLKQKLQTEDGRLILRIEQEEWKSLPGCLVQLTQVQEWQIHRSGLQKIPHFISSFQNLLVLDLSRNGVTEIPRQIGKLNRLRELLLSYNRIQLVPEELSSCESLERLELAMNRDLNQLPDQLRNLKKLQHLDLSMNDFTCIPDCVVGLPALEWLDMGGNRLQHLPEDIHRMEKLHTLWLQRNRLETLPDNISRMASLDTLVLSSNQLRDIPPLMEDMSNLRFVNFRDNPLTLDVTLPCRKTKTEDDEDDDDREMFGREFMQMYIQEARKRAAKQRLIRVKYSPHFFFWAFFPGLNSAAAFKIREEDSQIVDTRFCVVQTRLSYTHILFSGG, encoded by the exons ATGGTGGGCGTGGCGGTGTGCGGCTCAGTGAGCTCCATCAAAGCTCTGTGGGAGACGAGGATCAGGAGGATccgggaggaggaagaggagcagaggaagaggacagtGAGAGGCGGGGCTGCGGGCAG GCTGAGCGTTGGTGTTTGGGAGGACCGAGCAGCTCTGGCTCGGCTCAAACAGAAGCTGCAGACTGAAGATGGACGCCTCATTCTGCGAATAGAACAGGAGGAGTGGAAG TCGTTGCCGGGCTGTCTGGTCCAGCTCACTCAGGTTCAGGAGTGGCAAATTCACCGGAGTGGACTGCAGAAGATCCCTCACTTCATCTCCAGCTTCCAGAACCTTTTGGTTCTCGATCTGTCCCGCAACGGGGTCACTGAGATTCCCAGACAGATTG GGAAGCTGAACCGGCTCAGAGAGCTCCTGCTGAGCTACAACAGAATCCAGCTTGTTCCTGAAGAGCTGAGCTCCTGTGAGAGTCTGGAGAGACTGGAGCTGGCCATGAACCGAGACCTGAACCAGTTGCCAGACCAG CTGAGGAACCTGAAGAAGCTTCAGCACCTGGATCTGTCCATGAACGACTTCACCTGCATTCCCGACTGCGTGGTCGGACTGCCGGCGCTCGAGTGGCTCGACATGGGAGGAAACCGACTCCAGCACTTACCTGAAGACATACacag GATGGAGAAGCTGCACACTCTGTGGCTACAGAGGAACCGACTGGAGACGCTTCCAGACAACATCAGCAGGATGGCGAGTCTGGACACGCTGGTCCTCAGCAGCAACCAACTGAGAGACATCCCCCCACTGATGGAGGACATGTCCAACCTCAG GTTTGTGAATTTCCGGGACAACCCTCTGACTCTGGATGTGACGCTGCCGTGCAGGAAGACGAAGACTGAGGACGATGAAGACGACGatgacagagaaatgtttgGACGAGAGTTCATGCAGATGTACATCCAGGAGGCCAGAAAGCGAGC AGCCAAACAACGACTCATCAGAGTAAAATATTCTCCGCATTTCTTCTTCTGGGCTTTTTTTCCTGGACTGAACTCAGCCGCAGCTTTTAAAATCAGAGAAGAAGATTCACAGATTGTTGATACAAGATTCTGTGTTGTACAGACTCGTCTTTCATATactcatattttgttttctggagGCTGA
- the trmt13 gene encoding tRNA:m(4)X modification enzyme TRM13 homolog isoform X1, with protein sequence MNASAASLCSNMAAPVAGRCGFFVEKKKRFCKMIVGKGKVYCGEHATMEEGSSRRIVCPLDPKHTVSEDKLDKHLKKCNSREKPKPVYYVEDINSGSADGDETLQQVSLSERSRTQLESLLDKLKSAVKGLQFDMEDGVLSHPVLQEELNNPKNGDSAHKHLKQQSSILGHLEALGLLERGRCFVEFGAGRGKLSHWIHEALKTRDEPKTHEDLQLLLVERCTTRFKVDGKHQDVGVQFERLQVDIQHLDLSKVPLLSQKKLPLVGVGKHLCGVATDLALRCLLETPRLREETEPSRKRLKTSSEPSDPESAVSVAMPDSSSGPVLGLVVALCCHHRCEWRHYVGQQFFLQRGLGAAEFSAFCRMSSWATCGLRPTNQGHPTEVPTNQRGDDEEHEPAEETDAVNGFLSADEREHVGRLCKRLIDGGRLHFLRTKGFDSKLSRYVNSQVTLENVLLSAVPSSSS encoded by the exons ATGAATGCGTCGGCTGCTTCTCTGTGCTCCAATATGGCGGCGCCCGTGGCCGGGAGATGTGGCTTCTTCGTGGAGAAAAAGAAGCGTTTCTGTAAAATGATCGTCGGGAAAGGAAAAGTGTACTGCGGTGAACATGCGACCATG gaggaaggaagcagcaggaggattGTGTGTCCTCTGGACCCAAAGCA tactgTGAGTGAAGACAAACTGGACAAACACCTGAAGAAATGTAACTCCAGAGAGAAACCCAAGCCT GTTTATTATGTGGAGGACATAAACTCTGGGTCAGCTGATGGAGACGAGACGCTCCAACAG GTGAGTCTGTCTGAACGCAGCCGCACACAGCTGGAGTCTCTGTTGGACAAACTGAAGTCTGCAGTCAAAG GACTGCAGTTTGACATGGAGGACGGCGTTCTGTCTCACCCTGTGCTCCAGGAGGAACTCAACAACCCCAAGAATGGAGACTCCGCCCACAAACACCTGAAACAGCAG TCCTCTATCTTAGGTCACCTGGAGGCGCTGGGACTGCTGGAAAGGGGGCGGTGCTTCGTTGAGTTTGGAGCAGGTCGGGGGAAACTGTCTCACTGGATCCACGAAGCCCTGAAGACCCGCGATGAGCCGAAGACCCACGAagacctgcagctgctgctggtggagcGCTGCACCACCCGCTTCAAG GTGGACGGGAAACATCAGGATGTTGGAGTTCAGTTTGAGCGGCTGCAGGTCGACATTCAACATCTGGATTTAA GTAAAGTCCCCCTGCTCAGCCAGAAGAAGCTCCCGCTGGTTGGAGTTGGTAAACACCTTTGTGGAGTGGCGACAG ATCTGGCTCTGCGCTGTTTGTTGGAAACACCGAGACTCAGAGAGGAGACCGAACCATCCCGAAAACGGCTCAAAACCTCCTCAGAGCCTTCTGATCCAGAATCAGCTGTATCAGTCGCTATGCCAGACTCTAGTTCTGGTCCGGTACTGGGCCTGGTGGTGGCGCTGTGCTGTCACCATCGCTGCGAGTGGCGTCATTACGTCGGCCAGCAGTTCTTCCTGCAGCGAGGACTCGGAGCTGCAGAGTTCTCAGCTTTCTGTCGCATGTCCAGCTGGGCAACATGTGGGCTAAGACCGACCAATCAGGGCCATCCAACTGAGGTTccaaccaatcagagaggaGACGATGAAGAACATGAACCGGCAGAGGAGACGGACGCTGTGAACGG gtttCTGTCAGCGGATGAACGCGAGCACGTCGGTCGTCTCTGTAAGCGTCTGATCGACGGCGGCAGGCTTCACTTCCTGAGGACGAAAGGATTCGACAGCAAACTGAGTCGCTACGTTAACAGTCAGGTGACTCTGGAAAATGTCTTACTGAGCGCCGTCCCCTCGTCTTCCTCTTGA